The Afifella aestuarii genomic interval GGACGCATGCTGGCTTCGGTCGGCGGCAAGATGGAGCAGATGGACCGCCGGGCGGAGGCGTTCAACCGCCGCAACGGCGCGTTCATGCGCGGCCAGGCCATGCTCGTCGGCGGCACGGCGCGCCTTCTCGCCGGTGTTGCCGGACCGGCCGCGATCGCTGCCGGGATGACGGCGGCCGTGCGTGGTGCAAACAGTCTCGAAGAGGCGCTCTTCGGCATCGAGAAGAAGTCGGGCGCGAGCGCCGCGCAAATGGCGCGCATCAAGCAGGAAATCCTCGATCTCAATGACGAGCTCCCCTCGGCGATCGAGGATATCGCAGCCGCGTACGAGCGCGGCGCCGCCGCTGGTCTGCCGCTCGAAGATCTGCGGGAGTTCACAAAACTCTCGGTCAAGGTCGCCGACGCCTTCGAAATGTCCGAAGAGGAGGTCGGCAACGTCTTTGCCGGATGGCGAACGGCGCTCGGCCTTACCGGGGGCGCGGTCGAGAAGCTGACAGACCAGATCAACTATCTGGCGGATGCGGGCATCGCCGACGAGCGCGATCTCGTGCAGTTCATCGACCAGTCGAGCGGGCTCATCAAGAACTGGGGACTTTCGGAAGGGCAGGTCGCAGCACTCGCCGCGACCATGAAGAACCTCAAGCTCGACACGTCCGCGGCCGCCACGTCCATGCAGAACCTGACGTCTCGCCTTCTGGCTCCGGACGTCATGAACAAGGACGGCATCATTTGGATGCAGAAACTCGTCGGCGACACGAAGGAGTTTCATAAGCTCGTCAAGGACGATGCCCAGGGGGCGCTGCTCAAATTCCTGGATTCGCTCTCCGAGCTCGACCGCTTCCAGCGCGCCGAGGCCCTGACGCGCATCGTCGGCCGCGGCTATTTCATGGAGATACAGACGCTCTCGTCGAACCTCGACGAATACCGTCGCAATCTCCGGATGCTGCAGAATGAATCCGCCTATATGGGCGGGATCGACCGGGTCTTCGAACGACGCATGGAGCTCAACCGCGTCAAATGGGGCATGGTCTGGAAACAGCTGGACGAGCTGAGCCGGCGCGCCGGCGACATGGCGTTTCCGGCGCTCAAGGCGGGCGCCGACCGGATGCTCGATCTTTTCAAGTACATGGACGAGAACGGTACGCCGTTCGAGCACATGGCGGAGGCGATCGACGGCTTTGCCAAGGGCGCCGGCTACGAAGACTTTTCGACCATGCTTGGCGAGATCGGCGATCAGCTCGATCGCATCGCCGGCGGCGGTGACGGCAAATGGGAGCTAACGGACACGTTCAACGCCGCCGCCGAGGCGGGGGCCGCGCTCGCCACCGTCCTGGAGCGCGTCGAGCGGGCCATGCTCAATCTGGAGCGTGTCAAGTTGTGGCTCAATGTTTCCGGCGCGAATACGGGCTTTGCGACGATGACGCAGCGCGGATTGCGCGCTCTCGGCCGCGGTGCGCAGGCGATCAACCCGGCCGACGATGTCAGCGCCGAAGAGGCGCTGCGTCTCTTCGACCAGGAATTCGACCAGATCCCGAAGGATATTCAGGAAAAGCGCAAAGAGAACCTCAGGCGCCTGCAGGAGATCGACGCGCGGCTCCAGGAGATCGACCGCGCCGAGGCCGGCCGTGGGGCAGGCGTCGAGAATGTCCAGCGGCGCCGCGGCGATCGGGCCGCCATTGCGCAACATACGCGCCTGGCGCGTCTTGCACGCGAGGCGGAGGATGCCAGCATGGCGGCGCTCGGCGCCACCGGCGGGGCGACACCTGCCGCGCCGGGCATCGCGCCGCCCTCGCTGCCGCGGGCACGGTCGAGCGCGATCGAGGTGCCTCAGCTGCCATCCGCGCCGGCTCTGCCGCCTGAGGCCTCGCTCGAGGAAACCATGCGCGCCTATGAGCGCATGGCCGAGCTCCAGGACGAGATGAAAGAGGCGAAGGCGATCTTCGACATCGATCCTTCCGCCGGTCTCGCCCGCATCCAGGCGATCCGTGAAGAGATGGAGGACCTCGCCACGGTCAAACCCTCCGTCGACGTCAATATCGATCCGGCGCTCGCGAGCCTTAAACGCCTCGAAGCGGAGGCGGCGCAAACCGGACGGCGCGTCAATCAGGCGCTCGCCTCCGGGCGGCGGTCCGGGCTCCGCGGCGATGTCGGACGGTCGATGCCGGCCGAAGCCGGGATGGCCGAAGAATGAGCCGCGACTGGTCGAAAGCCTTTCGGCGCGCCTCGTTTCGCGGCGTGCCGTTCTGGGTCGAGCGCGACATCGTCGCCGGCGGCCGCCGCGTCGCGGTGACCAACATCGCCTATGGCGAGACGCCGGTCACCGAGGACATGGGCAAGCGCGAAACCGTCTGGCCGATCGACGCCTATGTCGCCTCCGACCTCGCCGACATCGAGGCGACGGCGCTTGCCGCCGCGCTCAACACCTCCGGGGCGGCGCTTCTCGTCCTGCCGATGGAACCGGCGCGCCTGGCGCGCTGCATCCAGTTCGAACGGCGGCGCGATCTCGACCGCAACGGCTATATCGGATTCCGGGTGCAGTTCATCGAGGCGGGCGCGGGCGTGTCTTTCCCGGCGGTCACCGGGCCGTCGCCGATCGCCGCGGCCATCGTGACCGGGGCGGAGATCCTCGGCGCGGCCCTGGCGGAAGTGCTCGACTGATATGAATGCGGCCGAGATCATCACCGCCGCCCTCGCCAGCGTGGCGCGGGTCGAGGCCCTGCGTGCCGCCTCCGTCATGCCGGCGGCGCGCGAGGATACGGCTCTGCGGCTCTCCGAAGCGGCGAGTGCCGCAGCGGCGCTCGCCGATTCCGCGCCGGCCGATTTCGTGGCGGGGCTCACCGCATTCGCGCGGCATGTCGGGCTCTACGGCGAGCCGGCGGAGCTCTTTCGGGCCTGCGTCGCCGACCTCGACAATACGGGCGAGGCCGGTCCGGTGCGCATCATCGCTGATGCCACGATCTTGTCGACGCTCTGCCTCGTGGCGCTCCGCCGCGATTATACCGCCCGCCAGGATGCCGCCGCAGCGCGCACGACGATCGGCGCACTTGCCGAGCCGGTGATCGAAACGTCCGGCACGCTCCTCGGCGAGGCCGCCTTTGCGCATCTCTCCGACCTCGTCGGTCAGAGCGTGCGCAACCTGTCGCGCATCGCGGCAGATCGGGCGCCGCTGGTGCGCGTCGAGACCGGATTGTCGCTGCCGTCGACGGTGCTTGCCTGGCGTCTCTATCAGGACCCGGCCCGCGCCGCCGAGCTCGTCGAGCGCAACCGGGTGACGACGCCCGCCTTCATGCCCGTGTCGCTGGAGGCCGTGGCGCCGGAATGAGGGCAGCATGAGCGACCCGCTGGAGACCGTCACCGTGGAGGTCGGCGGCGAGGTCTACGGGTTGTGGAGCGAGATCGATCTCGTCTTCGGCGCCGAACAGGCCGTGCGCACGGCAAATCTCACCTGTGCGCATCCGGGCCTCGCCGGTATCGGTCGTTTCAGGATCCGCCCGGACATGCCGGCGCTGGTCAAGGCGAGCGGCGAGACGGTGATCACCGGCTATGTGCGCGACGTCGATCCGAACCATGGCGATCAAAACGAGAAGATCCGCGTGACGATCGGCTCGAAGACGATCGACAGCGTCGAGAGCTCCGTGCTGCACGAAAGCGGACGCGTGGAAAACGCCGACATGCTGGAGATCGCGGCCGAGATCGACCCGACCGGGGTGGAATGGATTCTCGCCGGCTCGAAGCCTCCGAAAGAGCCGTGGCACCAGGTCGTGCCGTCACGCTCGCCGTTTCGGGAGCTCGAAGAGCTGGCGCGCTCGCGCGGCTATCTGCTGCACGACAATGCGGACGGGCAGATGGTGCTCGCCGACCGGCCCGAGGGCCGGCATGCCGGCGCTCTCGCGATCGGGCAGGGCGGCAATATCGTGCGTGCCGAGAGCAAGCTCACCGGCAATGGCCGCCATGACAAGGTCGTCGTCCGCGGGCAGGGATCGCGACGGCACGGGGCGACCGAACTTCGCGCCGAGGCGACGGCGCATGACGGGACGGTCGGGCGGTCGCGCCCGCAGATCATTCTGCACGAGGGCGAGCCGAGCTATGCGCGCCTCAAGAAACGCGCCGACAACCAGGTGCGTCGCGCCGCGGGACGGTCGCGGACGGCCAGCGTCGAGGTCGCCGGATGGCGCGACCAGGCGGGCCGCATCTGGTCGCCGAACTGGCTCGTCTATCTCGACGATCCGCTGATCCTCTTGCGGCAGGATATGGCGATCAGCCAGGTCACGCTGCGCCAGGGGCCGGGCCTGTCGGAGGATGCCGCGGCGACGCGGGCGATCCTGCAACTCGTCGATCCGCGCGCCTTCGGCGGCGACGACACCGGCGGCGACAGCGACGCGGTCTGGCAGACGCCGGACCCTGAGGCGGAGGTGACGGCCGAATGAGCCAGTTCAGGCCGTATCTGACGCGGCTCGAAATCGACAGCGACCGGGAGAGCGACGGGCTTCTCCTCCTCTCCGGCCGCGGCCGCGCCGGCGAGGCGCCGCGCGATATCCTGTGGATGCAGCAGCACGGGCTCGCCTCGCGTCCGCCGCAGGGCGCCGTCGGCGCGTTCTTGGCGCTCGGCGGGGCGCATGCGCAGCCGCTCGCCGTCGGCGGGGAACATCCAGGTCTGCGCCCCCGCATGGAGGCCGGCGAGACCGTCATTTACAACGCGCACGGCCAGGCCGTGTCGATCGTCAAGAACAACATCCGCATCGTCGGCGGCGACAGCGTGCACATCAAGGCGACGACCATCATCCTCGACGGCGAATGCCGCCTCGGCGGAGAGGATGCGAGCCGGCCGGCCTCGGCGGAGGGCACGGTCGACAGCGACGGCGATGTCGACACCGGCAATCTCGCGACGCGCGTCTATGTCAAATGACCGTCAAATGAGCATCACATGACCATCCGCATCGTGCCGCTCACGGAGGAGCCGGAAGCGCTCCTGTCGCCGGACATCGTCTGGGACGGAGAGATGGGCGATTTCGCACCGGCCGGACCGGACGAGACCAAGAACCGCGGCGGGCTCCGCGCCCGGGCGCAGCTTGCGACCGCAATCCTCATGCTCCTGCAGACCGATCGCCGCGCCGATCCGTCAGAACTCCGCGACGGCGACGACAATCGCGGCTGGGTTGGCGACGGCTTCGATATCGATCTCGACGCTTTCGAGCGTCCGCTCGGCTCCAAGCTCTGGCTTTTGCGGCGGCGCAGCGTCGACGAGGTGGAGACGCCGCGGCTTGCCGAAGATTATGCCCGCGAGGCGCTGCAAGTCCTGATCGAGCAGCGGGCCGTGGCGCGCATCGACGTCGATGCCACGGCGCGCCCGGCAGACCGCCGGCTCGATCTTAACGTCGCGCTCTACGGCCGCGACGGAACGCAACTCTATGCGGCGCGCTATGGCGTGCTGTGGGACCAGGTGACACGTGGCGACATCCACCCCCTCGCTCAATAGCCTGTCGCAGCGCATCCGCGGCGCGTTCCGCCAGGAGCTGCCCGACACGGATGCGACGATCTGGCCGAACACGCTCTACGTGATCGGCAAGGTGATCGCCATCGCCCTCTACGAGGCGCATCTGCGGGCGACTTGGATCTATCGCCAGATCTTTGCCTCGACTGCGGATGGCACGCATCTCGACCGGCACGCCTACGAGCTCGGATTGACGCGCAAGCCCGCGACGCGCGCGGCGGGCGAGATCGAAATCACGGCGACGCCGGAGACGATCTATCCGGCCGGCATGCGATTCCTGTCGGGCGCGCAGAGCTATGTCGCGACCGAGGCGGCGACGGCGAGTGTCGCCGGCGCCCTCGTCGTCACGGTGCGGGCCGAACAAGCCGGGCTCGCCGGCAACCGCGAGGCGGACGAAAGCGTCTCACTCGTCGATCCGGCGCTCTACAGCGGCGTTGCCACCACCGGCAGCGTCGGGGCGGACGGGATCGGTGGCGGGGCGGACCGCGAGAGCGACGAAAGCCTGCGCGCGCGCATCCTCGACCGCAAACGGCGCGTGCCACAAGGCGGCGCGGAAAGCGATTACGAACAATTCGCCCGGGCGGTGCCGGGCGTCTCAAAGGCCTGGGCGCAGAGTTTTGCGGGCGGGCCCGGCACGATCGGTGTCTGGTTCTTGATGGAGGGGCGGGCAAACGGGATCCCGACCGCCTCAGACGTCGCCGCGGTGCAGGCGGCGCTCGACGAGCGGCGGATGATCCGGGCCGCGGCGATCGCTGCAGCGCCCGTCATGCGCCCGATCGACATCGATTTGACGCTCGTTCCGGACACGGAGGCCAATCGCGCCGCGGTCGAGGCACAGCTCGCCGCCATGTTCGCGGCCCGCGCCCGGCCCGGCGTTGCAGGTGACGCGTTCGTCATGTCGGTTTCATGGATCGCCGAGGCGATCTCGATCGCGCTCGGCGAGGACCGCCACCGGCTGCGCGCGCCGTTAAACGACGTCGTCTATCTCGGCGGCGAGATGCCAGTCCTCGGCACCATCCGGTATTTCTCGTGAGCACCTATTTCGTTCCGGCCGGATCGGATTTCTCGGCAAGCGACGGCAGTGCCGTTATCGAAGTGACGTGCAATCCCGACCCGCTCGGCAGCGCACCGCCCGACAATGCCGACGTGCTTTCGGCCCCGTCCGCCGACGATCTTCTCTCCGTGGCGCTCGCCGCACAGCCAGCGGGCGCGGCGTGGCGGAGCCCGGACGGTGTCGCGCCCGACACGACGAGCCGCATGGCGCGGTTCTGGCGGGCCGTCTCGGCGCCGTTTGCCGATTTCTATGCGCGCCTCTTCGGCATCTCGCAGGAATCGACCTCGGTCTCGATCGTCGACAGCCTCGAAGATTGGGAGGCGGAATATGCGCTGCCCGGCCCCTGCGCCCCGTTCGACCCGGCCGTCTCGGCGCGCCTTGAAACGCTGCGCCTCACGGTGCGCGGACAAAACTATGTGACGCCGGCGGATTTCACCTGCCTCGTCGTGTCGATGGGGCATAGCGAAGTCGTCATCGAAGAGCCGGCGCCGTTTCGCTGCGGGGAATCGCGTCTCGGCAGCGACCACCGGCTCGGCAATGCGGCGATGCCCTATGAATGGGTGATCCATCTCGACACGCCCTTCATCACGCATTTTGCCTGCGGCACGTCGGAGCTCGGCATCGACCGGCTGACGGATTTCGGACGGGCGAGCGAGGTCGAGTGCCGGGTCAATGCCGTCGCGCCCGCCTGGACGCGGCCCGTCTTCGCTTACGCGCTCGTGGCCGATTAACCGGCCGGACCACTCTCACAGCAAGAGGCCAGCATGGAATACAAACCGCCCGTCGGCGCGGTGGAGGACGCGTCCTATGTGACCGGCAATGCCGGCGCCGGCATCCAGGGTTCGCAGGTGCCGGCCGAGGCGATCGAGCACCCGATGCGCGAGATCCTCAACGTCATCACCGCGGCCGATATCGAGCCGAACGGTTCGGATCTGTCGCAGCTCCTTCAGGCGATCCAGATCATCGCGGGTCTCGCCGGCGGCAATGCCGGCGTCGGCGGCTTCAACCGCATGCGGGTCTATCGGACAGGGACGTCTGTCTGGGTGCCGTCCAGCGGCGTCAATCTGGCTTTCGGCATATGCTGGGGTGCCGGCGGCGGCGGCGGCGGCGCGACCGGCAAAGGCGCGGGCGGTGCGGGCGGCGGCGGCGGCGGCTTTGCGGCGGGCTATTTCACGCCGACGCCGGGCTCCGGCGTTTCGATCATCGTCGGCCAGGGCGGCAAAGGCGGTTACCGCACGGGCGCCGGTCAGGCCGGCGGCCTCTCCTCGATCGGTGCCTTCATGTCGGCAACCGGCGGCACGGGCGGCTCTGGCTCTTCCTCCGGCGTCGGGCGCCCGGTCGGCAAGGGCGGCAAGGGCTTCGGCGGTCAGTTCAACCAGTTCGGTGGGTGGGGCGAACCCGGCTATCTCTCTGCCAACAACGCCTATTTCT includes:
- a CDS encoding phage baseplate assembly protein domain-containing protein, which produces MSQFRPYLTRLEIDSDRESDGLLLLSGRGRAGEAPRDILWMQQHGLASRPPQGAVGAFLALGGAHAQPLAVGGEHPGLRPRMEAGETVIYNAHGQAVSIVKNNIRIVGGDSVHIKATTIILDGECRLGGEDASRPASAEGTVDSDGDVDTGNLATRVYVK
- a CDS encoding DNA circularization N-terminal domain-containing protein — protein: MSRDWSKAFRRASFRGVPFWVERDIVAGGRRVAVTNIAYGETPVTEDMGKRETVWPIDAYVASDLADIEATALAAALNTSGAALLVLPMEPARLARCIQFERRRDLDRNGYIGFRVQFIEAGAGVSFPAVTGPSPIAAAIVTGAEILGAALAEVLD
- a CDS encoding putative phage tail protein, with product MSTYFVPAGSDFSASDGSAVIEVTCNPDPLGSAPPDNADVLSAPSADDLLSVALAAQPAGAAWRSPDGVAPDTTSRMARFWRAVSAPFADFYARLFGISQESTSVSIVDSLEDWEAEYALPGPCAPFDPAVSARLETLRLTVRGQNYVTPADFTCLVVSMGHSEVVIEEPAPFRCGESRLGSDHRLGNAAMPYEWVIHLDTPFITHFACGTSELGIDRLTDFGRASEVECRVNAVAPAWTRPVFAYALVAD
- a CDS encoding phage GP46 family protein; translated protein: MTIRIVPLTEEPEALLSPDIVWDGEMGDFAPAGPDETKNRGGLRARAQLATAILMLLQTDRRADPSELRDGDDNRGWVGDGFDIDLDAFERPLGSKLWLLRRRSVDEVETPRLAEDYAREALQVLIEQRAVARIDVDATARPADRRLDLNVALYGRDGTQLYAARYGVLWDQVTRGDIHPLAQ
- a CDS encoding baseplate J/gp47 family protein, translating into MATSTPSLNSLSQRIRGAFRQELPDTDATIWPNTLYVIGKVIAIALYEAHLRATWIYRQIFASTADGTHLDRHAYELGLTRKPATRAAGEIEITATPETIYPAGMRFLSGAQSYVATEAATASVAGALVVTVRAEQAGLAGNREADESVSLVDPALYSGVATTGSVGADGIGGGADRESDESLRARILDRKRRVPQGGAESDYEQFARAVPGVSKAWAQSFAGGPGTIGVWFLMEGRANGIPTASDVAAVQAALDERRMIRAAAIAAAPVMRPIDIDLTLVPDTEANRAAVEAQLAAMFAARARPGVAGDAFVMSVSWIAEAISIALGEDRHRLRAPLNDVVYLGGEMPVLGTIRYFS
- a CDS encoding phage baseplate assembly protein; this encodes MSDPLETVTVEVGGEVYGLWSEIDLVFGAEQAVRTANLTCAHPGLAGIGRFRIRPDMPALVKASGETVITGYVRDVDPNHGDQNEKIRVTIGSKTIDSVESSVLHESGRVENADMLEIAAEIDPTGVEWILAGSKPPKEPWHQVVPSRSPFRELEELARSRGYLLHDNADGQMVLADRPEGRHAGALAIGQGGNIVRAESKLTGNGRHDKVVVRGQGSRRHGATELRAEATAHDGTVGRSRPQIILHEGEPSYARLKKRADNQVRRAAGRSRTASVEVAGWRDQAGRIWSPNWLVYLDDPLILLRQDMAISQVTLRQGPGLSEDAAATRAILQLVDPRAFGGDDTGGDSDAVWQTPDPEAEVTAE
- a CDS encoding phage tail tape measure protein — its product is MSNRILQATLRLMGQDAGAGRMLASVGGKMEQMDRRAEAFNRRNGAFMRGQAMLVGGTARLLAGVAGPAAIAAGMTAAVRGANSLEEALFGIEKKSGASAAQMARIKQEILDLNDELPSAIEDIAAAYERGAAAGLPLEDLREFTKLSVKVADAFEMSEEEVGNVFAGWRTALGLTGGAVEKLTDQINYLADAGIADERDLVQFIDQSSGLIKNWGLSEGQVAALAATMKNLKLDTSAAATSMQNLTSRLLAPDVMNKDGIIWMQKLVGDTKEFHKLVKDDAQGALLKFLDSLSELDRFQRAEALTRIVGRGYFMEIQTLSSNLDEYRRNLRMLQNESAYMGGIDRVFERRMELNRVKWGMVWKQLDELSRRAGDMAFPALKAGADRMLDLFKYMDENGTPFEHMAEAIDGFAKGAGYEDFSTMLGEIGDQLDRIAGGGDGKWELTDTFNAAAEAGAALATVLERVERAMLNLERVKLWLNVSGANTGFATMTQRGLRALGRGAQAINPADDVSAEEALRLFDQEFDQIPKDIQEKRKENLRRLQEIDARLQEIDRAEAGRGAGVENVQRRRGDRAAIAQHTRLARLAREAEDASMAALGATGGATPAAPGIAPPSLPRARSSAIEVPQLPSAPALPPEASLEETMRAYERMAELQDEMKEAKAIFDIDPSAGLARIQAIREEMEDLATVKPSVDVNIDPALASLKRLEAEAAQTGRRVNQALASGRRSGLRGDVGRSMPAEAGMAEE